A genomic window from Candidatus Liberibacter americanus str. Sao Paulo includes:
- a CDS encoding ABC transporter ATP-binding protein yields the protein MQLNDTSTKEKVLSVQDLTVVLNNEVILNKVNLDIYRGDIVGIIGPSGVGKSILMRAIIGLIPHVSGTIKILKEEFLNSKEKIDFYLGTKLGVLFQHGALFSSMSVHDNISVPIRQNNSLPESIISDIVKLKMSMVGLPIETASLSPYQLSGGMIKRVALARSLAIDPELIFLDEPTSGLDPIGASEFDKLLVKLRNSLGLTVYMITHDINSLMSTCNRVIVMVKNGIIYNGNVKDMLSSDYPWVKSYLTRLNKDVDL from the coding sequence ATGCAATTAAACGATACGTCTACAAAAGAAAAAGTACTATCCGTCCAAGACCTAACTGTTGTGTTGAACAATGAAGTTATACTTAACAAAGTTAATTTGGATATTTACCGCGGTGATATAGTTGGAATCATAGGACCATCTGGAGTTGGAAAATCCATATTGATGAGAGCGATTATTGGCCTTATACCACATGTATCTGGAACTATTAAAATATTAAAAGAAGAGTTTTTAAATTCTAAAGAAAAGATAGATTTTTATCTAGGAACTAAATTAGGAGTTCTATTCCAGCATGGTGCATTATTTTCATCTATGAGCGTTCATGATAACATCAGTGTTCCAATTCGACAAAATAACAGTTTGCCGGAAAGCATTATCAGTGATATAGTTAAGCTTAAAATGTCTATGGTAGGTCTTCCTATTGAAACAGCTAGTTTAAGCCCTTATCAATTATCAGGAGGAATGATAAAAAGAGTTGCATTGGCAAGATCATTGGCAATTGATCCTGAACTTATTTTTCTAGATGAACCAACCTCTGGATTAGATCCTATAGGTGCATCAGAATTTGATAAATTATTAGTTAAATTACGTAATTCTTTAGGATTAACAGTGTATATGATAACACATGACATTAATAGTTTAATGTCTACTTGCAATAGAGTAATAGTAATGGTCAAAAATGGCATCATATACAACGGAAATGTTAAAGACATGCTTTCTTCTGATTATCCATGGGTGAAATCATATTTAACTAGATTAAATAAGGACGTTGATTTATAA
- a CDS encoding ABC-type transport auxiliary lipoprotein family protein — translation MSNLYKKIIPYSVITLSCMLLSSCFGNITKDTFELSNSNFSTGENRDIKDNIKIIINEPISLKILNSENIIIRSSPIEMRYLIDSQWSDRLPRMIQSKLISKFENNQKILTVSRTNQGIYSGYQLSSNIQSFEINIDQNQAVILMSIKIINLNTGDIVAQKVFHAEEPFLKDNKLYFVQSLDIAFNRMSTEIVKWTLSSILSQMPITK, via the coding sequence TTGAGTAATCTTTATAAAAAAATTATACCTTACAGTGTAATCACATTATCATGCATGTTACTTTCTTCCTGTTTTGGAAATATAACTAAAGATACATTTGAGCTTTCAAACAGTAATTTTAGTACAGGCGAAAATAGAGATATTAAAGATAATATTAAAATTATTATCAACGAGCCAATTTCTCTTAAAATATTAAATAGCGAAAATATAATTATTCGTTCCTCTCCTATTGAAATGAGATATTTAATAGATTCTCAATGGAGCGATAGACTGCCACGCATGATACAATCAAAACTCATTTCAAAGTTTGAAAATAATCAGAAAATATTAACTGTATCTAGAACAAATCAAGGAATATATTCAGGATATCAACTATCTTCCAATATCCAATCATTTGAAATTAATATTGATCAAAATCAAGCTGTAATTTTAATGTCTATAAAAATCATAAATTTAAATACAGGCGATATCGTGGCACAAAAGGTATTTCATGCTGAAGAACCTTTTCTAAAAGATAATAAACTGTACTTCGTGCAATCTCTTGATATTGCATTTAATCGTATGTCTACAGAAATTGTAAAATGGACACTTTCATCCATATTATCGCAAATGCCTATAACTAAATAG
- a CDS encoding MlaD family protein gives MENKNYYISIGIFTITIIVLAFFAIYWLLHSDKYDGPTDELIVRIPGSVDGLSVNSAVRFNGIKIGDITGLYIDSENPSYSIAKVNIRSDMPIYPSTRAMIISQGITGITHIELSNKNKGNKTVFQIAKESNKLAIIDAIPSGLNNFLLKTEETLHNVNLLSGKVNNILNRIEKPINNTINNIENISTVIAENISSIDNMTNGDNNLSEKTSDLIDNFTNILKKIDKMIDVVDTTKINRIIGNIQIASDNFVNTSNNFDNTINGLNETNKTFQTVGKKADGIISNVKETINSKEMAASLNNVFKTTDNMRESTAAIRNIMDQLKDIMTKMKNLSGNKENKSLIEEANITMNSLSNAANQLNKYIPPIANNVEKFSNNGLNDLQNLIGNMQESVDHFNEFIDNFRHNPQRIIWGTETIKSYKPKH, from the coding sequence ATGGAAAATAAAAATTATTATATATCAATAGGAATATTTACAATTACAATAATAGTTTTGGCATTCTTTGCTATATACTGGTTATTACACTCTGATAAATATGATGGACCAACGGATGAATTAATTGTACGTATACCAGGATCAGTCGATGGATTATCAGTTAACTCAGCTGTTCGTTTTAATGGTATTAAAATCGGAGATATCACGGGATTATATATTGATTCCGAAAATCCATCTTACTCAATCGCTAAAGTTAATATCAGATCTGATATGCCTATATATCCTTCAACTAGAGCAATGATTATATCCCAAGGGATAACTGGAATAACACATATTGAGTTATCTAATAAAAACAAAGGAAATAAGACTGTTTTCCAAATTGCAAAAGAATCAAATAAACTTGCAATAATTGATGCAATTCCATCAGGGTTAAATAATTTTTTACTCAAAACAGAAGAAACACTGCATAATGTCAATTTATTATCCGGGAAAGTGAATAATATTTTAAATAGGATAGAAAAACCTATAAACAACACTATTAATAATATTGAAAATATATCGACAGTAATCGCAGAAAATATTTCTAGTATCGATAATATGACTAATGGCGATAATAATTTATCTGAAAAAACATCAGATCTAATAGATAATTTTACGAATATTCTTAAAAAGATTGATAAAATGATTGATGTAGTTGATACTACAAAAATCAATAGAATAATAGGCAATATTCAAATTGCCAGTGATAATTTTGTAAACACATCAAATAATTTTGATAATACCATTAATGGGTTAAATGAAACTAATAAAACTTTCCAGACAGTTGGAAAAAAAGCAGATGGAATTATTTCTAATGTTAAAGAAACAATAAATAGTAAAGAAATGGCTGCTTCTTTAAATAATGTGTTTAAAACAACTGATAACATGCGTGAAAGTACAGCTGCTATACGTAATATTATGGATCAATTGAAAGATATTATGACGAAAATGAAAAATTTATCAGGCAATAAAGAAAACAAATCACTAATTGAAGAAGCAAATATCACAATGAATTCTTTAAGTAATGCCGCCAATCAACTAAACAAGTATATTCCTCCTATAGCAAATAATGTAGAAAAATTCTCAAATAATGGATTGAACGATTTACAAAATCTAATCGGAAATATGCAAGAAAGCGTCGATCATTTTAATGAATTTATTGATAATTTCAGACATAATCCGCAAAGGATAATTTGGGGAACAGAAACGATAAAATCATATAAACCTAAGCATTAA
- the rpoC gene encoding DNA-directed RNA polymerase subunit beta': MQQGIMRFFNPWTDDKDFDSIRISIASPEKILSLSYGEIKKPETINYRTFKPERDGLFCARIFGPMADYECLCGKYKRMKYKGVVCEKCGVEVTLSSVRRDRMAHIRLAAPVAHPWFLKSLPSRISILLDMSLKNIERVLYFESYVVVDPGLSPLEKYQLLTEEEYLQALNDYSEDQFIAMMGADAIRELLISLDLEKLAADLRSSLIKDVSIFRRKKTMKRLKIVDNFLNSGNRPEWMIMTVIPVIPPDLRPLVALDFGRFAASDLNDLYRRVIGRNNRLIRLNGLHAPDIIVRNEKRMLQEAVDALFDNGRHKRVITGANRRPLKSLSDMLKGKQGRFRTNLLGKRVDYSGRSVIVAGPELLLHQCGLPKLMALELFKPFLYAQLEKKGCVSTVKQAKKFVEKKKPEVWDALEEVVSQSLILLNRAPSLHRLSMQAFEPKIISGKAIQLHPLVCEGYNADFDGDQMAVHVLLSLEAQLEARVLMMSTNNILHPASGVPVVVPSQDMVLGLYYLSISHKGDPGEGMSFADVGEVYHALENKVVTLHSRILGRYTSVDADGNKVSKVYDTTPGRMIIGEILPCHYKISFDICNQEMTKKNISSMVDTVYRNCGQENTVVFCDRLMRLGFSYACSSGISFGKDDIIVPESKEKIIAEADKMVKDYEQEYNDGLITRGEKYNKVVELWGKATDKVTEEMMARMKEVEFDPETGRQKPMNSIFMMSRSGARGSIHQMRQLGGMRGLIAKPSGEIIETPIRSHFKGGLDVFEFFKSNIGGRKGLLDVVMRTASSGYLSRRLVDVNQNCVITQVDCGTDRGLTVRSIVDSGQVVSSLGSRILGRTTIENIINPLTNECIIEAGKLILESHVADIEELGIRSVRIRSPLTCESSKGICAFCYGRDLSRGKIINVGEAIGIIAAQSIGEPGTQLTMRTFHLGGAATVVDRSFIESSCDGKVKIKNCTVCLNSEQDLISMGRNTTLQVLDSSGEEQSSYRIMYGAKLFVNNGDSVKCGQRISEWDPHTSPIITEVSGTVEFEDLVDGLSVIESIGESTGIAKRKVIDWRFSTHGQNLKPAIVVKDENGDVIKFARGSDARWFLPVDAILSVTPGQKVSVGDVLARSPISSAKTKDITSGLPRVAELFEARRPKDNAMLAEISGTIRIKRNYKNKSRVLIEPFDESLEPVEYFIPKNKHFYLQDGDTVEKGDYIVEGNPAPHDILRIKGVEALASYLLNEIQEVYRLEGVVINDKHIEVVIRQMLQKVEIIDVGDSEYVLGDNIDRVEVEAINKELIHHKKKPVVFSPVLQGITKAALQTKSFISAASFQETTKVLTEAAIAGKVDMLEGLKENVIVGRLIPAGTGALLREKRRIAMHRDQMIVKEKNNSSNNTESNDKYVKI, translated from the coding sequence ATGCAACAAGGGATCATGAGATTTTTTAATCCATGGACAGATGATAAAGATTTCGATTCTATTAGGATTTCAATTGCTTCTCCGGAGAAGATATTATCTTTATCTTATGGTGAGATAAAGAAGCCAGAAACAATTAATTATCGTACTTTTAAGCCTGAGAGAGATGGTTTATTCTGTGCTAGGATTTTTGGCCCTATGGCTGATTATGAGTGTTTATGCGGAAAGTATAAACGCATGAAGTATAAGGGTGTTGTTTGTGAGAAGTGTGGTGTTGAGGTAACATTATCGTCTGTTCGTCGAGATCGTATGGCTCATATTCGCCTTGCTGCCCCAGTTGCTCATCCTTGGTTTCTTAAGTCTTTACCATCGCGTATATCAATATTACTTGATATGTCCTTGAAAAACATAGAGCGAGTTCTTTATTTTGAAAGTTATGTTGTTGTTGATCCTGGTTTGTCCCCATTGGAAAAATATCAGCTTTTAACAGAAGAAGAGTATTTGCAGGCTTTAAATGATTATAGTGAAGATCAGTTTATAGCTATGATGGGAGCTGATGCAATACGTGAGCTTTTGATTTCATTGGATCTTGAGAAATTGGCTGCTGATTTGCGCTCTAGTTTGATTAAAGACGTTTCTATTTTTAGGCGAAAGAAAACAATGAAACGTCTGAAGATAGTTGATAATTTTTTAAATTCTGGGAATCGTCCTGAATGGATGATTATGACTGTTATTCCTGTTATTCCACCAGATTTGCGTCCATTAGTTGCTCTTGATTTTGGTCGTTTTGCTGCTTCTGATCTTAATGATTTGTATAGACGTGTTATTGGTAGAAACAATCGTTTGATTAGGTTAAACGGCTTGCATGCTCCAGACATTATCGTAAGAAATGAAAAAAGGATGCTTCAAGAAGCAGTTGATGCATTGTTTGATAATGGTCGTCATAAGCGTGTGATAACTGGTGCAAATAGGCGTCCTCTGAAATCTCTATCTGATATGTTAAAGGGTAAGCAGGGTCGTTTTAGAACAAATCTTCTCGGGAAAAGAGTTGATTATTCTGGTCGTTCTGTCATCGTTGCAGGTCCAGAATTGTTGTTGCATCAATGTGGTTTGCCGAAGTTAATGGCGCTTGAGTTGTTTAAGCCTTTCTTATATGCTCAATTAGAGAAAAAAGGTTGTGTTTCTACTGTTAAACAGGCCAAAAAATTTGTTGAAAAGAAAAAGCCTGAAGTTTGGGATGCTCTTGAAGAAGTGGTCTCTCAGAGCCTTATTTTGCTTAATCGTGCACCGAGTTTGCATCGTTTGAGTATGCAAGCTTTCGAGCCTAAAATTATAAGCGGGAAAGCTATCCAGCTCCATCCTTTGGTTTGTGAAGGGTATAATGCTGACTTTGATGGTGATCAAATGGCTGTACACGTGTTGCTTTCACTTGAAGCGCAGTTAGAAGCGCGTGTATTGATGATGTCCACTAATAATATTTTACATCCAGCTAGTGGTGTGCCAGTTGTGGTTCCTTCACAAGACATGGTTTTGGGTTTATATTATTTGTCTATTTCACATAAAGGTGACCCTGGTGAGGGGATGTCTTTTGCTGATGTAGGCGAGGTCTATCATGCTCTTGAAAATAAAGTAGTTACTTTACATTCCAGGATACTTGGAAGATACACTAGTGTTGATGCAGATGGTAATAAGGTATCAAAAGTTTATGATACAACTCCAGGCCGTATGATAATAGGCGAAATATTGCCTTGTCATTATAAAATCTCATTTGATATTTGTAATCAAGAAATGACTAAGAAAAACATTTCATCTATGGTTGATACAGTTTATCGTAATTGTGGTCAGGAAAATACGGTTGTTTTTTGTGATCGTCTTATGCGCTTAGGTTTTTCTTATGCTTGTTCTTCTGGTATTTCCTTCGGTAAAGATGATATAATTGTTCCTGAATCTAAGGAAAAGATTATTGCAGAAGCTGATAAGATGGTAAAAGATTATGAGCAGGAATATAATGATGGTCTCATTACTCGGGGAGAAAAATATAATAAGGTTGTTGAACTTTGGGGTAAGGCAACTGATAAAGTGACCGAAGAGATGATGGCTCGGATGAAAGAGGTTGAATTCGATCCAGAAACTGGTCGTCAAAAGCCTATGAATTCTATATTTATGATGTCTCGTTCTGGTGCACGTGGTTCTATACATCAGATGCGTCAGCTTGGTGGTATGAGAGGATTGATAGCAAAACCATCTGGAGAAATTATTGAAACACCTATTCGTTCTCACTTTAAAGGTGGCCTTGATGTTTTTGAGTTCTTTAAATCAAATATTGGTGGTCGTAAAGGATTGCTTGACGTTGTTATGAGAACCGCTAGCTCTGGTTATTTGAGCAGGAGACTTGTCGATGTTAATCAGAATTGTGTTATCACTCAAGTTGATTGTGGAACTGATAGAGGTTTGACTGTTAGATCAATTGTTGATTCTGGACAGGTTGTCTCTTCTTTGGGTAGTAGAATTTTAGGGCGTACTACTATTGAGAATATTATTAATCCATTAACAAATGAGTGTATTATTGAAGCTGGTAAATTGATACTTGAATCTCATGTCGCTGATATTGAGGAGCTTGGTATTAGATCTGTCAGGATTCGTTCACCTTTGACTTGTGAATCTAGTAAAGGTATTTGTGCCTTTTGTTATGGTCGTGATCTATCTAGAGGAAAGATTATTAATGTTGGTGAAGCTATTGGTATTATTGCTGCTCAGTCTATCGGAGAGCCTGGTACTCAGTTAACTATGCGTACCTTTCACCTTGGAGGGGCGGCAACCGTTGTTGACAGGTCTTTCATAGAGTCTTCTTGTGACGGGAAAGTAAAAATTAAAAATTGTACTGTATGTTTGAATTCTGAACAAGATCTCATATCAATGGGGCGCAATACCACACTTCAGGTTTTGGATTCTTCTGGTGAAGAACAATCTTCGTATCGTATTATGTATGGTGCAAAGCTTTTTGTTAATAATGGTGATTCTGTCAAGTGTGGACAACGTATCTCAGAATGGGATCCGCATACTTCTCCAATAATAACAGAAGTTTCTGGAACAGTAGAATTTGAAGATCTTGTAGATGGACTATCTGTAATTGAGAGTATTGGTGAATCTACAGGTATAGCTAAGCGTAAAGTTATAGATTGGCGTTTTAGCACTCATGGTCAGAACTTAAAACCTGCAATTGTTGTAAAAGATGAAAATGGTGATGTTATAAAATTTGCTCGTGGTTCTGATGCTAGATGGTTTTTGCCAGTAGATGCAATCCTTTCAGTTACACCTGGACAAAAAGTTTCTGTAGGCGATGTGCTTGCTCGTTCACCAATTTCTAGTGCTAAGACAAAAGATATTACAAGCGGATTGCCACGTGTGGCTGAGCTTTTTGAGGCACGTCGTCCGAAAGATAATGCTATGTTAGCAGAAATTAGTGGTACTATCAGGATCAAGCGTAATTATAAAAATAAATCTCGAGTATTAATTGAGCCTTTTGATGAAAGCCTTGAACCAGTTGAATATTTTATTCCAAAAAACAAGCATTTTTATCTGCAAGATGGCGATACTGTTGAAAAAGGTGATTATATAGTTGAAGGTAATCCTGCACCTCATGATATTTTACGTATTAAAGGTGTAGAAGCTTTGGCTTCTTATTTGCTTAATGAAATTCAAGAGGTTTATCGTCTTGAGGGAGTTGTAATTAACGATAAGCATATAGAAGTAGTTATTCGTCAGATGTTGCAAAAAGTTGAGATTATTGATGTAGGTGATAGTGAATATGTCTTAGGTGATAATATAGATCGGGTTGAAGTAGAAGCGATTAATAAAGAACTTATTCATCATAAAAAGAAACCTGTCGTTTTTTCTCCAGTGTTACAGGGAATTACTAAGGCTGCTCTGCAAACAAAATCCTTTATATCTGCTGCTTCATTCCAAGAAACAACAAAGGTTCTTACAGAAGCAGCTATTGCAGGAAAAGTTGATATGCTAGAGGGACTGAAGGAAAATGTTATAGTTGGTCGTTTAATTCCTGCTGGAACAGGAGCTCTCTTAAGAGAAAAACGTCGTATTGCTATGCATAGAGATCAGATGATTGTCAAAGAAAAAAATAATTCTTCGAATAATACTGAATCAAATGATAAATATGTTAAAATATGA
- the rpoB gene encoding DNA-directed RNA polymerase subunit beta, with translation MAKGIVFNGLGRERKFFGRIPEIIDIPDLVEVQRASYDKFLMIDHPSDSRPNEGLQDAFRSVFPVTAFSGAAMLEFVSYEFEPPKFDVEDCLRRNLTYSAPLKIILRLIVFDIDEFTGAKSIKDIKEQSVYMGDIPLMTEDGTFVINGTPRVVVSQVHRSPGILFDHDKGRASLSGKLLYACRIIPNMGLWLDIEFDTKDIIHMRVDRRRKIPVTSFLMALGMDHEEILSTFYSKVSYTKKGDYWSFPLSSAEIMIGSKLSYNLIDINTGEVVVDSGRKLSPLLFKGFKDKGIECLGIERDALYGFYVAEDIVNTETGEIYLEAGNEIDEDSLDKIISAGIYDIPTLYVDSASSNAYLRNTLAADKNENRQDALLDIYRVMRPGDVPTVSAAESMFNYLFSDPDKYDLSAVGRVKMNMRLNLDAPDTVRHIRKEDAIAIIKVLIDLRDGKGKIDDIDNLGNRRVRSVGEMLKNQYRLGLLRMERSIKERISLVDIDTVMPQDLINAKPVVSAVRDFFCSSQLSQLEEHVNSLSRITHTRRLSALGQGGITRARAGFEVRDVHPTHYGRICPAETSEGHNIGLVSSLASFARVNEYGFIETPYRKVEDGRVTNEVVYLSASEEENCYIAQANSAINEDGLFVDDLVFCRCAGEEVLVPQKNIHFIDASPKQVVSIAASLIPFLENDDSNRVLMGCNMQRQAVPLLKAEAPFVGTGMEQIVAKSSGAAIVAKHAGIVEQVDAMRIVIRVVEENLDPSDSGVDIYRLTKFQRSNQNTCVNQRPLVKVGDTVRKNDIIADGPSTDSGDLALGRNIVVAFMPWRGYNFEDSMLVSERMVSDDVFTSIHIGEFEVMARDTKLGPEEITRDIPNISEEGLKNIDECGVICVGAEINPGDILVGKITPKSESPMTPEEKLLRAIFGEKASDVRDTSLRVPPGISGTVVDVRIFNRHGIEKSERSLSVEREQIEILDRDRDDEQAILDRNTYSRLMEFLCGQTIVSGPKGFKKNTVLSSDLMTEYPRSQWWMFAVKDEKVQRNIESLKARYDSSKSVLENRFKNKVEKIKWGDDMPPGVLRVVKIFVAMKRKLQPGDKMAGRHGNKGIVSRILPCEDMPFLEDGTPVDIVLNPLGVPSRMNVGQIFETHLGWACVGLGKKIKSLINDYKANGDILPLRTFVQNIVGKGSQYDKLSQYDDKSVLSFADQWKSGVFVSTPVFDGASEDDISFMIGMAGLDKSGQSILYDGLTGEKFDRPVTVGYIYMLKLNHMVDDKIHARSIGSYSLVSQQPVGRKSLCGGQRLGEMEVACIQAYGAAYILQEMLTIKSDDIVGRTKVYESIVSGDHSFETGVPESFNVLIKEIQGLGLSIDLENSRVVNNVNMEEIPDLSK, from the coding sequence ATGGCTAAAGGTATTGTGTTCAATGGTCTCGGGCGTGAGCGCAAGTTTTTTGGAAGAATACCTGAGATAATTGACATACCTGATCTCGTTGAAGTTCAGAGAGCGTCTTATGATAAATTTTTGATGATTGACCATCCTAGTGATTCTCGTCCTAATGAGGGTTTGCAGGATGCTTTTCGTTCGGTATTTCCTGTCACTGCATTTTCTGGAGCTGCGATGCTTGAGTTTGTATCATACGAATTTGAGCCTCCAAAGTTTGATGTTGAAGATTGTCTTAGACGTAATTTGACATATTCTGCTCCATTAAAGATTATATTGCGTTTGATTGTATTTGATATAGATGAGTTTACTGGTGCTAAATCTATTAAAGATATAAAAGAGCAAAGCGTCTATATGGGTGATATACCTTTGATGACAGAGGATGGAACCTTTGTTATTAACGGTACTCCTAGAGTTGTTGTTTCTCAAGTACATCGTTCTCCTGGTATACTTTTTGATCACGATAAAGGAAGAGCTAGTTTGTCTGGCAAATTGCTATATGCATGCCGTATAATCCCTAATATGGGTTTATGGCTTGATATAGAATTTGATACCAAAGATATTATCCATATGCGGGTGGATAGACGTCGTAAAATTCCTGTAACTTCTTTTTTGATGGCTTTGGGAATGGATCATGAGGAGATTTTATCTACTTTTTATTCTAAGGTTAGTTATACTAAAAAAGGTGATTATTGGTCTTTTCCATTAAGTTCTGCTGAGATAATGATAGGTTCGAAATTATCTTATAACTTGATTGATATAAATACAGGTGAAGTTGTAGTTGATAGCGGGCGTAAGCTTAGTCCGTTGTTATTTAAGGGATTTAAGGATAAAGGGATAGAATGCTTAGGAATAGAGCGTGATGCTTTATATGGTTTTTATGTGGCGGAAGATATAGTCAACACGGAGACTGGTGAAATATATCTTGAGGCTGGTAATGAGATTGATGAGGATAGTTTAGATAAAATTATATCTGCTGGCATTTATGATATTCCTACCCTTTATGTAGATTCTGCAAGTAGTAATGCGTATCTACGTAATACCTTAGCTGCTGATAAGAATGAAAATCGTCAAGATGCGCTTTTAGATATATATCGTGTTATGCGTCCCGGTGATGTTCCTACCGTCTCTGCTGCTGAGTCAATGTTTAATTATCTTTTTTCTGATCCTGATAAATATGATCTTTCGGCTGTTGGTCGTGTTAAGATGAATATGCGTCTTAACCTTGATGCTCCTGATACTGTTCGTCATATTAGAAAGGAAGATGCCATAGCTATCATTAAGGTGTTGATAGATCTACGTGATGGTAAAGGCAAGATTGATGATATTGATAATTTAGGTAATCGTCGAGTTCGTTCTGTTGGTGAGATGTTAAAGAATCAATATCGACTCGGGCTATTGCGTATGGAACGATCTATTAAGGAAAGAATTTCCTTGGTTGATATTGATACGGTTATGCCGCAGGATTTGATTAATGCTAAACCTGTTGTGTCTGCTGTGCGTGATTTTTTCTGTTCTTCGCAATTATCACAGCTTGAGGAACATGTTAATTCTCTATCTCGTATTACGCACACCCGTCGTTTGTCTGCTTTGGGTCAAGGTGGTATTACAAGGGCAAGAGCGGGTTTTGAGGTTCGTGATGTTCATCCTACACATTATGGACGTATTTGTCCTGCTGAGACCTCTGAAGGTCATAACATAGGTCTTGTAAGTTCGCTTGCGTCTTTTGCTCGTGTTAATGAATATGGTTTTATTGAGACTCCTTATCGTAAAGTTGAAGATGGTAGGGTCACAAATGAGGTTGTATATTTATCTGCATCTGAAGAAGAAAATTGTTATATAGCTCAAGCTAATTCTGCTATTAATGAAGATGGTTTGTTCGTAGATGATTTAGTATTTTGTAGATGTGCTGGAGAAGAAGTTCTTGTACCTCAAAAAAACATACATTTTATAGATGCCTCTCCAAAACAGGTTGTTTCTATTGCAGCATCTCTTATTCCTTTCTTGGAAAACGATGATTCAAACCGTGTTCTTATGGGTTGTAATATGCAGCGTCAGGCTGTCCCATTGTTGAAAGCTGAAGCCCCTTTTGTTGGTACTGGTATGGAGCAGATAGTCGCCAAGAGTTCAGGTGCTGCTATTGTCGCAAAACATGCTGGGATTGTAGAACAAGTTGATGCGATGCGTATAGTAATTCGTGTTGTAGAAGAAAATCTTGATCCTTCTGATTCCGGAGTAGATATTTACCGTTTGACGAAGTTTCAACGCTCTAATCAAAATACTTGTGTTAATCAGCGTCCGTTAGTAAAAGTTGGAGATACAGTTCGCAAGAATGACATTATAGCTGATGGTCCATCTACAGATTCTGGAGATTTAGCGCTTGGTCGTAATATCGTAGTTGCTTTTATGCCTTGGCGTGGATACAACTTTGAGGATTCCATGCTTGTTTCTGAGCGCATGGTTTCTGATGATGTCTTTACTTCTATTCATATAGGAGAATTTGAGGTGATGGCACGTGATACCAAGCTAGGTCCGGAGGAGATAACACGCGATATTCCTAATATCTCAGAGGAAGGTTTAAAGAATATTGATGAATGTGGCGTTATTTGTGTTGGTGCTGAAATTAATCCAGGTGATATTTTAGTAGGTAAAATCACTCCTAAGAGTGAGAGTCCTATGACGCCTGAAGAGAAGCTGTTGCGAGCTATTTTTGGTGAGAAGGCTTCAGATGTACGTGATACTTCATTGCGTGTTCCACCAGGTATTTCTGGTACGGTTGTTGATGTGCGTATTTTTAATCGACACGGGATTGAAAAGAGCGAGCGTTCTTTGTCTGTTGAAAGAGAGCAAATTGAGATTCTCGATCGAGATAGAGATGATGAGCAGGCAATTCTAGATCGTAATACTTATAGTAGATTGATGGAGTTTTTATGTGGTCAGACTATTGTTTCTGGGCCTAAAGGATTTAAAAAGAATACAGTTCTTTCGAGTGATTTAATGACAGAGTATCCTCGCTCTCAGTGGTGGATGTTTGCAGTTAAAGACGAAAAAGTTCAACGTAATATTGAATCTTTAAAAGCAAGATATGATTCTTCTAAATCTGTTCTTGAAAATCGTTTTAAAAATAAGGTTGAGAAGATTAAATGGGGCGATGATATGCCTCCAGGTGTTTTAAGGGTTGTCAAAATTTTTGTTGCTATGAAGCGTAAACTGCAGCCCGGAGATAAGATGGCTGGGCGTCATGGTAATAAAGGAATTGTTTCTCGTATACTTCCTTGTGAGGATATGCCTTTTCTTGAAGACGGCACTCCGGTTGATATTGTGCTTAATCCGTTAGGTGTTCCATCTCGTATGAATGTTGGTCAAATTTTTGAGACTCATCTTGGTTGGGCTTGCGTTGGTCTTGGAAAGAAAATCAAAAGTCTTATAAATGATTATAAGGCAAATGGTGATATACTTCCTTTGCGGACTTTTGTTCAAAATATCGTTGGTAAAGGTTCTCAATATGATAAATTATCTCAATATGATGATAAGTCTGTATTGAGTTTTGCAGATCAGTGGAAGTCGGGTGTATTTGTTTCAACTCCTGTTTTTGACGGTGCCAGCGAAGATGATATAAGTTTTATGATTGGTATGGCTGGATTGGATAAAAGCGGACAATCTATCCTTTATGATGGCCTTACAGGAGAGAAATTTGACCGTCCAGTAACTGTTGGTTATATTTATATGTTAAAGCTTAACCATATGGTTGATGATAAGATTCATGCTCGCTCTATCGGTAGTTATTCTCTTGTATCACAGCAGCCTGTAGGAAGAAAATCATTGTGCGGAGGGCAACGCTTGGGAGAAATGGAAGTTGCTTGTATACAAGCTTATGGTGCTGCGTATATCTTGCAAGAAATGCTTACTATTAAATCTGATGATATTGTGGGACGTACTAAGGTTTATGAATCTATCGTTTCAGGAGATCATTCTTTTGAAACAGGAGTTCCAGAAAGTTTCAATGTGTTGATAAAAGAAATACAAGGTTTAGGCTTGAGTATTGATTTAGAAAATTCTCGTGTAGTAAATAATGTAAATATGGAAGAAATTCCTGATTTGAGTAAGTAA